The Meriones unguiculatus strain TT.TT164.6M chromosome 16, Bangor_MerUng_6.1, whole genome shotgun sequence genomic sequence GTCGGGGGCTACGGCACTGTGACGGCACTGTGACGGCCCGTAACGGCTGCCTCTTCATGCCCCTGCCCCTTCCTTCCAGATGAACAACTTTCTGACCTCATCCTGGAAGGCTGACGACTTTGTGCCCCTCTACTGCGAGCGCTTTCACGACCTGCAGAAGTCAAGCTCTGAGCTGTTTGGGCCACGAGCGCCCTTCCTGCTGGCGATGCAGAACGGCTGCGCTGGTGCCCTGCTGAAGCTCCCTTTCCTCAGAACTGTCCATGTGAGCTGCTTCCCGTATCTCACCGGGACCTCTCCCGCCTCCCCAGGGAGGGCCACCTCGGTCTCTCCTGCAATGAGCGGGTCTGTTGTATGTGAGCATATACGGAGAACCAGGGAAGATCACCATGCACCGTGTTAGGATAGAGCCTTAGAGAGTCTCAGCACGTCTCTCTGATTGGCctcttggccttgaactcagaggtctacctgcctatGCTTCCCAAGTGCAGGAATTAAGGGTGTGAGCGGCCACAGCCAGCTGTTTTCAAAGAAGGGGTCTCcgaggctggtcttaaactcactaggtagcccaggaatgactttgaacttctgatccccttgCCTCTATTTCCTGGGTGCTGGAACTTCAGGCATGTGCCTTTATCCCTGTCTTTGcgggttgaacccagggtcctGAGCTCGATAGGGCAGTGCCCTCCTTAATTCCTAATCCTTCTGCACCCATCTCTCAAGACATATGCTACCATGCCCGGTTGAttaccctgttttaaaaaactgTTTGCTGTGGAGACACAGTGTGGGAGGAAACTGACTTTCCAGTTTGTTGATATTGCTGATCTGCGTAACTGTTAATGAAAGTGCCTGTCAGGCCGAGGCCGTAGCCCCGTGGTGCTGTGTGTGCTCTTTAGTCTTGGCTGACCCCATCCCCGGTACCTCCTGCAGAGGGTGAGGGTCATGCATGTCCACCTTCTCAGCCCTTCTCACTCTTCCATTCACTGGCTCACTCGTGCTTTTCCTCTGCTCTCTCCCACTCAGGTGTGTGAGCAATTTGCTCGGCACATTGACCAGCGGATCCAAGGCAGCAGGATGGGTGGAGCCCGGGGAATGGAGATGCTGGCACATTTGCAGCGATGCCTGGAGTCTGTCTCGATTTTCTCCACCCTGGAGATAGCCACCACCTTTGAGCATTACTACCAGTGAGTTCAGATCTGTTGAGGAGGACACAGGGAAGGCAGGCTGGCTGTTTCAGGGGAAGGCCAGCTCGTAGGGCCTGAATCTGACAGAGAGGCAGACCAGAGTAAGAACCCGGGTCCTGCTGGCCCCCACTGAGACCTGACCCTGCTGTGTTTGCTGCAGGCACTACATGTCTGACCGTCTCCTGAGCGTGGGCTCCAGCTGGCTGGAGGGGGCCGTGCTGGAGCAGAtcggcctctgcttccccagccgCTTCCCCCAGCAGATGCTGCAGAGCCTGAACGTCTCAGAGGAGCTGCAGCGTCAGTTCCATGTTTACCAGCTGCAGCAGCTCGATCGGGAGCTCCTGAAGCTGGAGGACACGGAAAAGAAGATACAGGTAGGCTCCAGAGCAGGAATGAACAGGGAGCAGAAAGGGAGAGGCCGTTGGCGTCTGTGAACTCTGTTCCCTTTCAGGTGGCCCATGAAGACAGTGGGCAGCAGCCCCAGAGCGAGAAGGAAGATGCCGCTGGAGAGCCGGAAGCTATGGCTgtggtagaagaggaggaggaagagcactATTATGAAGGTCCAATGCCAGAAGTGTGTGTGCTTGTCCTGTTTCCACGTTACTGGCCTGTTGCCTCCGTCCGCCACATGCTCAATCCTGCCACGTGCCTGCCCCCGCACCTGAGGAGGGCTTTAAACCACTACACTGACTTCTTCAGCAAGAGTAAGCAACTGGGAAGAGGGCTTGGGCGTGGGGACAGGTCAGACTGCTGGGAAAGGGAcctgagcagaggcaggtgcTACAGTTAGAAGCCTGGATGGCATCTCAACAAGCCCTTGTGCAAGGGTACAGGATCCAGGATGTAAGATTCCCTTAGTGGGACAGGATGGCTCTGAGGAAAAATGGAGGAGCTTAAAGTTTTAGCTGGAAGTGGGGTTGCTGCTGGAATCCAGACCCCAGAAATCTCTGTGGGAATTGGGTAGATGGAGGCAGGTGTCCTCTAGAAAGAGCTTAGGAGTGATgtgtggccaggcatggtggagtacaccattaatcccagggctctggaggcagaggcaactggATCTTTcagagtttgagtccagcctggtctgcagagtgaattctaggccagcctgaaccacatagagagaccctgtgtggaaaaacaaaacaacaacaacaaaaaacagaagagaaaagtagGTGTGTGATTCCTTCCTGAATATTCTCAGTCTTCGCTGACGTCAGACTCTAGACCGGGCATGGCAGCAGGTGAAGACCAGAGCCCCATCGGGCAGGAAGGCAAGCCTCTGAAAACAAAGGGCATAACTCAAAGGGCATGGCTGCAGCCTCCTTGCCACAGGCTGGCTCCTTGAGAGCCAAGGCTTTTTAGGGAAGCTCAGACCaggcgccaccatgcccagaagtCCTGCCCGGGGCTGCGCACTGCAGAGACCAGCAAGGCGAAGCTggtgtgtgtgtccccttctttccttctctgtggccttcttcccctcccctcccctggcaCTTCTCCAGGTCGGAGCCACCTCAGCTTAGAGAATGATCCACAGAGACGACTGCAGTGGACGTGGGAGGGCCGGGCGGAAGTGCAGTTCGGTGACCAGCTTCTGCATGTGTCCACAGTACAGATGTGGCTACTGCTGTACTTCAACGACTTAAAGgtggcctgtctctctgcctgtgttTTGTACTcactctgccccccccccccttacatGTGTCCTCCTGGGGTCAGCCCTGGGGAGGACCTGAATGCTTCATACCTCTCCCAAGGTGGTGTCTGTTGAGAGGCTGCGGGCTCTCTCTGAGCTCCCTCCAGAAGTGCTTAATCGGGCAATTGGGCCTCTCACCTCCTCAAGAGGCCCCTTGGACCTCCAGGAGCAGAAGGATATACCGGGAGGTATGTACTCAGAGCCGAAGAGTACTGCTCTGAGCCAGGGGTGGCGTCTCCGGGCCCTCCGCAGCCAGGTGGGCAATGTCTCTTTCAGGGGTACTCAAGATTCGGGATGACAGTGAGGAACCCAGACCGAGGAGGGGCACAGTGTGGCTCATCCCACCTCAGACGTACCTGAAGACGGAGGATGAAGAGGAGCGGGAGTTGGAGAAGAGAAGGAACCTTCTAAACTGCCTCGTTGTCCGAATCCTTAAGGCTCACGGGGATGAGGGCTTGCACATTGACCGGCTCGTCTATCTGGTAGGCAGTGGTGGCTGTGGCCACTGGGGTGCTGCCCGGAGGAGGTGCTGAAGCGCCTGACTCCCTGTCAGTGTGTGGTGGATGACGCTGGGCTGCGCTTGCTGTGCTGAGGACTTCCAGTGTGTGGTGGGCTCGGAAGGCGGACAGCGGTAAGCATGGTGGTTTTGACCTGTTGTTTCCCCGTCGGATCTTGCTATCAGGTGCTGGAGGCTTGGCAGAAAGGCCCGTGTCCTCCCAGGGGTCTAGTCAGCAGCCTCGGCAGGGGAGCTGCGTGCAGCAGCGCTGACATCCTCTCCTGCATCCTGCACCTCCTGGTCAAGGGCACACTGAGGCGCCATGAGGACCGGCCACAGGTGCTCATCTATGCGGTCCCTATCACCGTGATGGAGCCCCACACAGAGTCCCTGAACCCTGGCTCGCCAGGCCCCAACCCACCCCTCACCTTCCATACCCTACAGATTCGCTCCCGGGGGGTTCCTTATGCTTCCTGCACTGGCACCCAGACCTTCTCCACTTTCCGGTAGCCCTGGGTTGGGGTAGATGAGGCTGGGGCTTTCTACGGAAAATAAAACGTGAATTTGATGACATGACCTGTGAGTGATGTTAGAGACAGGTGacgagggtgggggtggggggctggctCTTTCCCAATTGATGGGGAGAGTCCTGGCATCGCGGCAGTCTCCTGACACATGAGGAGCCTGGTCAAGGTTGAGGAGAGCAAAGGCAGTATCAGGTGTGTCCAGGCAGGGGGATTCAGCAGCCAGGATAGATCTCAGGCCCCCTTAGGGGGTGTGGCTAGGATTTGACCAGGCAGGCTGGACACTCAAGCCCACCTGTCCACATTCTTTGTAATCTGGGCAGGTTATCAAATAGGGCTTCATTTTCCTCCTTTGTAGAACTGGACAGGAGTGACTAAGGGACTTTGACAAGAGGTGGAAGCATTTTAAGACAGGGAGGGCCCCACCAAACAAACAGCCAGTGTCTGTTTTAGCTAGCACTCCAGTGTGAACTGTGGTACCTTCCCTAAGTAAAGGGAAGCCAGCACCCAAACACTTGGCCAATCACCTTCCACTCACTGCTCAGCACCTGGGATGGAAACAGCCCTGGAAGGAACAGTAGCTTCTCTCTGCCTACAAGCTGTTCCACATTGCTGCCCCACTCCTCACCCTCCCACTAGTCAAGCACAGCTGCGCAAGCTGTCCTcgggttcctgcctccagctagCCCCTAGGCAAGCCTCCTGCTTGGGTGAGGCCGTGCTGGCCGGATTGGCTGCCCTGGTCCTAACCACATTGAGCCAAGGTAGAACATCCTAAAACCCAgtgcccaggctgtcctagaacttaagCATGCTGGCAGACCTCAAACTCATTTCAccttcccacgtgctgggattataggactGTCATATGCCCACAGTATGCACTTTAGCTAGTGGCAAGGTGCCAGAGCTTTGTCCCTCGGGGCTCCGCTCATGCATTTCTGCCAGGAGCTCTTGCATCCCAAGTAGTCAGTCCCAGGAGCAGGCCCCAGCACAGCTCACTTATTGCTCACCTGCAGGGGGCAGTCTCCATCTAGCAGCTGGTAATAAACTCCTGCTAGGAAGGACTCTCCCTGAGCCGTGTCTCAGGTTCTTCCATGTTGAAGACACACACCCCTACCTGCCTGCTTGGTCTTAAAATCCTTCCATGACTTTGACTCCCCCTGAATTGCTGGCCCTCCTAATCATGTAAGCTGTATCCAGAACACCAGCTGACTCCAGGGACAGTCCACCCTCCTGGGTGGCACCGGGCAGGGGCCTCTTCCCTTAATCCCCCATTCCTGGAGGGCAGACAGGTGCTTCACCTGTGATGGTAACTCAGGGCACCTCCTGGTAAGACGAGGCCATACTTAGAGCTATGATTCGTTGTCCCCACACCTTCAAGGCCTTGACTTGTAAGGTTCTCCGCGACACTGCCCTCCCCtgccacatatacacacacagaaagaaacaaaaacagggaCTGGAAAAATGGCTTGACAGTTAGgaacactatctgctcttccagaagatccagaTTTGATTCCCAAGACCCATaaagcagctcacaatcacccaTAACTAACTGCAGGGAAAAGAGATACCCTTCTCTGGCCTTTGTGAGCTTCTAGGCACATATGCATCAACGTGGgcaaaaaacccacacacataaaataattttaaaaataaataattttagctCATTTacagttaagaaaataaaaaaccattCTTAGCTAAAAATCTCAATTGAAGAAAAACAATCTATTCTGGGCCTTAGGATAAACACACATTGTACTGGCTATAGTTTTCATGTGGATATGACACAggtagggtcatctgggaagaaatcattttgttttgttgtttttttgaggcagggtttctctgtggagccttggctgttctggactctctttgtagactgggctggtcttgaactcacagcaatccacctgcctctgcctcccagagtgctgggattaaaggcgtgaggcCCCAGACCTGGCAGGGAAGAGATCTGACTGGGAAGATGCCGCCATTTTCTTCCATTTCACTGACCTTTAGGTCAATCTGTGGGCATCATcttgattgatgtaggagggtccAACTCACTGGGTAGTATTGAAGGCTGGgcgcatgcctttactcccagcactcaggaggcagaggcaggaagacctgagtttgagccagcTTGGTGTACtaagtgaggccaggacagccaggactacagagagaaaccttgtcctaaaagagagagagagacggagagaaagcagactgaacaagccaaggagagcaaggcagtaagcagagTTCCTCCAGGCCTCTGTTTCCTGCCCTGAGTCCTTCTCCTGACTTTCCTTCATGATGGAGTACAAGttctaagatgaaataaacacttttctctccaaatttgcttttggttgtggtgttttataaAGCAGTAAAAAACTCAACCAAGATACACATACAACCATAGAGACTTTTCTACAAAATGTCCTGAGTACGTGTTTACCAAGTGGCTCTTAGGTAAAGTCCCTGCCCTGGAACCACGAAGATACTCATGTCCCCTTGTCGTCTGAATGGCTGGCTCAGGGTgaggatggaaggagaagatggtGCACCAGCTGTTCAAGGACCAGATCCAAGAAGGGCCATGTGACTCAGTGGGGCTGAGCTGCTGTTGCTGTGCAGCCCTGGCACAGTCCAAGAGGCACACGTGTCTTCTGAGCAGCCTACCCCAGGGGTAGCTGTGATGCTTCCCTCTGAGCAGGAAAGAACCGGAACTGGCCAACCCCAGATCTGTCCCACAGTCGCAGGTCTCCTGGGACAGCTCCTTACTACTCCTTGCTCAGAGGGAGCTGCCTCCTGTCCTTGCCTGCATTTCGGCGCCTCTTTCGACTCAAGAAACTCTCCAGCTTCTTGCTGCGTTTCAGCTCCTTGAACTTCTCAGCTAGGGCCAGCTGGTGCTGCTCAGCTAGATAAGAAGAAAGCAGCTGGTGAGCAAAGTATGAagacttcatttcttctttttttaaagacttatttattttatgttctgcCGGcatcccagaagagggcaccagatttcactatagacgtgtggttgctgggacctgaactcaggacctttgggagggcagccagtgctcttatcccctgagccatccctctagacCTTAATTCTTGATCCGACATCAGGCACCCGCTGAGCCATGCCGTTAGCAGCTCACTGGTTTGAGGGACACGACGCCACGCCACGCCAACTGTGCCGTGTATGCTGCCGCTGGTGACCAAGTAGCTTCATGGGTGCTACACAAGGGCTCCACAgggagccccagccccagcccaggaagccacctttttctttttcctagtgCTAGAAACTGAATCCAGGGCTTTGCTCACCCTggagctccagccccagcccaggaagccacctttttctttttcctagtgCTAGAAACTAAATCCAGGGCTTTGCTCACCCTAGGCCAGAGTGTTACCATGGAGCTATCACACACTCCTGCCTAGGTTACCTCCCCcagaccctttttttttttggagacaaggtcttactttgCAGCCTgcagagttcaagaccaggctggccttgaactcttcagAGATCTGAGTGCCCCTGCCTCCAGGAACTGGGATTAAAAAACGTGCCCTCTCCTTCCTGGCCTGTAAGCTACCTTTTTATGACTCAAGTCTTCCTCAGCTGAACCAAGTGTGAGCTCCTGTGTGCCCTGATGAGCAGTAAGTGGAGATGCGATGACAGGGAAATAAACCTGACAACCActgattctctctttttttttggcacAGGGACTCTAGTCCAGATCAATCTCAAACTTTTACGTATTTGAGGACAAGCttttaccttcccaccctcctaccttcacttcccaagtgctgagactgcaAGCATATGACACAggtagggtcatctgggaagaaatcattttgttttgttgtttttttgaggcagggtttcttgttTTAGGTGGTGCTAGGGATCGCacctagggcttcatgcatgctaggcaaacactctagcAAGTAAGCTACAGCCCAACCTCCCCACAGACATAACCCTAAGTAGAATGGTCACAAGAAACACTTCCTACTCTTTCTACTTTCCAAGAAGTTTCCGTAGGTCCTTCCTCAGAGGAGTCCATGGATCACAGTGCAATACCCAGCCACAAGCCTGCCGACTTACATCTCTTCAGGAAGTATGGCCGGTGGCCCTGCTGTGCCAGAGCTCGCCGCTCCTGCTTCAAGGCCAAGcgcagctcctgctgctgctttcgCTCCTGCTGCGCCATTTCTTGCTGTTCCTGAGATGGAGGTGAGACGGAATGGATGTGTGAACAGGAGGGCCTGTGACTCACCACCTGCCTTTCACCGCTCTGACGCCCACCTACTCACCATGCGCTGAAGCAGCTGCTGCAGTTTCTCATGCTCCTCCCCCGAGCGGTGCTTCTTCAACTGCTTTTTCACAAGCTCCACGTCGGAAAGTGAATAACACAGTTAACATTCTGTGGCAAGTGTTAGAAAAAGTTCACACCGGGcggcggtggcacacgcctgtaatcccagagctcaggaggcagaggcaggcgggtctttgtaagttctaagccagcctggtctataaactCCCatgacagccagcgctacacagaaaaccctgtctcaaaacaaagccaaaaaagaaaatgtttgtatAAATTAACACAGAAGCAATAAGCAATGTGTAAGACGCTGGGTGTCTAAGGATCTAGCACAGCAACACACATTCTAGCACTGAGCAAAGGCTCGCAGGCCctggccctttctttctttttttaaataattgcatGTGTGTACACTGATTCAAATGGCCACAGgccctggggttacaggcatacaAATGACCACAACAAGAAATTTGGAAAATTCAGGCCTTCATGTTTGCatacttttagccactgagcttcatttttatccttttcttttacggtttttcaagaaagggtttctagtgtagccttggctgtcctagaacttgctctgtagatcaggctggccttgaactcagaatgccacctgcctctgcctccctagtgttggaGTATGTctctttttatccttttttttttttttttttctgagacaaggtttctctgggtagccctggctgtcctggaatttattctgttctccaGGCTGGCTTCCTCgaacagagatctgcttgcctctgcctcctaactgctggaattaaaggtgtgggacCCCACCGACTTCTCATCCTTTTCCTGGTTAGAAAACTGAAGCAGCCAGGTgcggttctaggacagccagagctacttcttgtatttcttttgtaTTGTACATCCttcaaaagacaaagaaggacaaaagaaaagcaagcaagctaaaagaaagaaaaaggagagctcAGCTGGTAGAACAGTTCATGACTAAGGacgcttgccacacaagcctggtgGCCTGCACTGGGTCCCGGGGACCCCCCCGCTTCAGGGAGAGAGAGGACGCCTGTCCAGTTACCCTCTgatctccagcactcaggagtggCACATGCAGACCCGCACACACTAAACCAAGAACTGCTGAAGCGGCGTTACGTTAAGTGTCATCAGTTAGGAACAGAAAGacaatttcctcttctttcttccccccccccccccccgacagggttctctctgtgtagccttgactatcaaGGTCTAGCttggtagtccaggctggcctggaactctgagatccacctgcttctgcctccccgagtgctggcattacaggcgtgggccaccgcACCCGGTTACTATAGTCTCATATGTAGATGCcacagtttcctttttctttttcttttttttttttttttgagacagggtttctctgtgtaaccttggctgtcctgaactaactttgtagaccaggctggccccgaacttacagtgatcctcctgcctctgcctcccagaaggcTGGGATTGTGGCTGACGCCACAGTTTTCAAAGTACAGAACGGTGGCTCTGAGAGCCTGTAAAGGGTATGGGAAGGATTGGAGAGTTAGTTAACAGGCAAAGGGATGCAGCTGGATAGGAAGAATTAGTTCCAAGGTTTGAAAGTACATCAGGTAACTGCGGCTGACAGGTAACTGAatctatttgttcttttttttttttttttttttgagatagggtttctctgtgtagccttggccagcctgaacttaatttgtagaccatgattgcctctgccttcctgagtgctaggattaaaggcatgagccaccatgcccggctcacttttttatttatttattttgagggtAGGGACGTGTCATGGCCAAGGGTAGCCTCAAATTCtctatcttcctgcctcacttTCCAAAGCAGCTGGATTACAGATTACAGATGTATCCCACTAAGCCTGACTTAACTGAGCATTTCAAAATAGCCGACGAGAGGATTTTGATTGTTCCCAACACAAAGAAATGATTCTGTGTGAGAGGTAATAGCAATTGCAAACTATCTTGATCATTATACATCAGATACATGTGTTGAAATGCcatctggccaggtgtggtggtacacacctttaatcccagaactcagggaggcagaggcaagcctggtctacaaagcacaggcagatggatctctgtgagttcaaggtcagacttGTCTACAAGAGtgcaggtcagccagggctatacagagaaaccctgtctcaataaataaaaataaataaataataaataaataataatgaagtgCCATCCTACCCCACAAATAATAGTAATGAATATGAATCAACTTAAAATATACTCATCTTAAAAATAACTGAAGCAAAGGGAGCTAAACAACTTGCCCACAGTCACAAGATCGACAGGCCAACGAACAGCAAGAGACCTGCTACCAATATGCCCCCGTTTCCCGCTCCTGACTGCCCGGCACTCACTCATCCCCACCTCCTCCACGGGCATACACACCTCCTTCTCCTTGGCTCGGATATCATTTAGGAACTGGTAAGTTTTGTCAAACACTTCAGGATTGTACTCCCCTGACAGATCGTCAAAGCGGGGGTCTCGGGCTACCTGTGGAAGACACAGAAAGACTATAAACAGCTTGTTTAGTCTCATTTCTCTGTGGAGTTTGTGCTCGGGGCCCTTTCCTCACCTTTTTACTGATGGGAACCACCTGACGTAAGAACGGCACCCGGACTTTGGCTGACATTTCCAGAGGCCTAAGGAGACATGAAGGGTCAGGGCAGGCGCATTACGGTCTGGTCAAAGGCTGGAGTCATGCCACCCAGACACACTCAAGGTTCTGCTGTCCTTTGACTGACACACGGTTTGGTCCTCACCGGTGCTTATCTGCAACACACACAGGTTGTCTGGGGCTTTGCTTCTTGGTGCAGCTTCCAGCTACCACTTGTCTGCATACCTTGGGTCCCCCTTGGCGCTGCAATTCCAAGAGCTCCTCAAACGACATGTCAGATGGGTCTGCTGCAGGGAAAGGTCACACAACTCGGGTCACTGCAGCAAAGTCTCCACTGGGCTAGAGAAGGTTCAGCAGAGGAAAGGGCATGCTGCCAAACCTGACCACCTGGGCTAGAGCCTGGAGTCAGCATGGGTTAGGGAGAGAACGGACTCCAacaagagttgtcctctga encodes the following:
- the Rrp36 gene encoding ribosomal RNA processing protein 36 homolog isoform X4, with product MSFEELLELQRQGGPKVCRQVVAGSCTKKQSPRQPVCVADKHRPLEMSAKVRVPFLRQVVPISKKVARDPRFDDLSGEYNPEVFDKTYQFLNDIRAKEKELVKKQLKKHRSGEEHEKLQQLLQRMEQQEMAQQERKQQQELRLALKQERRALAQQGHRPYFLKRSEQHQLALAEKFKELKRSKKLESFLSRKRRRNAGKDRRQLPLSKE
- the Rrp36 gene encoding ribosomal RNA processing protein 36 homolog isoform X2; this encodes MPVSLSAALRRFGRGSRLIGSGFRNGWGLALWRAEVLQFVVDTAQNMPRVGSSAKAGAEGPRRSMTGGAIAGDRPKDPSDMSFEELLELQRQGGPKVCRQVVAGSCTKKQSPRQPVCVADKHRPLEMSAKVRVPFLRQVVPISKKVARDPRFDDLSGEYNPEVFDKTYQFLNDIRAKEKELVKKQLKKHRSGEEHEKLQQLLQRMEQQEMAQQERKQQQELRLALKQERRALAQQGHRPYFLKRSEQHQLALAEKFKELKRSKKLESFLSRKRRRNAGKDRRQLPLSKE
- the Rrp36 gene encoding ribosomal RNA processing protein 36 homolog isoform X1, which translates into the protein MPVSLSAALRRFGRGSRLIGSGFRNGWGLALWRAEVLQFVVDTAQNMPRVGSSAKAGAEGPRRSMTGGAIAGDRPKADPSDMSFEELLELQRQGGPKVCRQVVAGSCTKKQSPRQPVCVADKHRPLEMSAKVRVPFLRQVVPISKKVARDPRFDDLSGEYNPEVFDKTYQFLNDIRAKEKELVKKQLKKHRSGEEHEKLQQLLQRMEQQEMAQQERKQQQELRLALKQERRALAQQGHRPYFLKRSEQHQLALAEKFKELKRSKKLESFLSRKRRRNAGKDRRQLPLSKE
- the Rrp36 gene encoding ribosomal RNA processing protein 36 homolog isoform X3 is translated as MAADPSDMSFEELLELQRQGGPKVCRQVVAGSCTKKQSPRQPVCVADKHRPLEMSAKVRVPFLRQVVPISKKVARDPRFDDLSGEYNPEVFDKTYQFLNDIRAKEKELVKKQLKKHRSGEEHEKLQQLLQRMEQQEMAQQERKQQQELRLALKQERRALAQQGHRPYFLKRSEQHQLALAEKFKELKRSKKLESFLSRKRRRNAGKDRRQLPLSKE